One genomic segment of Hordeum vulgare subsp. vulgare chromosome 2H, MorexV3_pseudomolecules_assembly, whole genome shotgun sequence includes these proteins:
- the LOC123428259 gene encoding protein DETOXIFICATION 29-like yields the protein MGSKSWQESKVLWHIAFPAILTAVFQFSIGFVTIGFVGHIGEVELGAVTVAVNVIEGFAYGVLVGMGSALETLCGQAVGAGQVDLLGVYIQRSWIICGATALALAPTYVFTTPILRALHQPTAISAVAGRYTRLALPQLFAYAANFPLQKFFQAQSKVWAMTFISGAGLGLHVALNYLFVTRLGHGIFGAAMIGNFTWWIIIVAQFTYLVSGCFPEAWKGFSVLAFNNLSAFVKLSLASAVMLCLELWYYSAVLILVGLLKNAQLQVDVMSVCINYQLWTLMVAIGFNAAVSVRVSNELGANRPKAAKFSMIIAVSTSAAIGAVFLAVFLIWRTELPRFFSDNDKVVGGAAKLGYLLAASIFLNSIQPVLSGVAIGAGWQTLVAFINIVCYYLFGIPLGVLFGFKLKLGAMGIWVGMSIGTLLQTAILLIICFRAKWENQAMLAEGRIRKWGGSSETLPAATSTATNDITDQ from the exons ATGGGGAGCAAGAGTTGGCAGGAGTCGAAGGTGCTGTGGCACATCGCCTTCCCTGCGATCCTCACGGCCGTGTTCCAGTTCTCCATCGGCTTCGTCACCATCGGCTTCGTCGGCCACATCGGGGAGGTCGAGCTTGGCGCCGTTACCGTCGCTGTGAACGTCATCGAGGGCTTCGCTTACGGTGTCTTG GTTGGCATGGGAAGCGCGCTGGAGACGCTGTGCGGGCAGGCAGTCGGCGCGGGGCAGGTGGACCTGCTCGGCGTCTACATCCAGCGCTCCTGGATCATCTGCGGCGCCACCGCGCTGGCACTCGCGCCGACCTATGTCTTCACGACACCCATCCTGCGGGCGCTCCACCAGCCCACCGCCATCTCCGCCGTTGCCGGGCGGTACACACGGTTGGCTCTCCCGCAGTTGTTTGCCTACGCCGCCAACTTCCCGCTGCAGAAGTTCTTCCAGGCGCAGAGCAAGGTCTGGGCCATGACTTTCATCTCGGGCGCAGGGCTCGGTCTCCACGTCGCGCTCaactacctcttcgtcacacgcctCGGCCATGGCATCTTCGGTGCCGCCATGATCGGGAATTTCACCTGGTGGATCATCATCGTTGCCCAGTTCACCTACCTCGTCTCCGGCTGCTTCCCGGAGGCGTGGAAGGGGTTCTCTGTGCTCGCCTTCAATAACTTGTCCGCCTTCGTCAAGTTGTCACTCGCCTCCGCCGTCATGCTCTG CTTGGAGCTGTGGTACTACAGTGCAGTGCTCATCCTTGTGGGTCTCCTGAAGAATGCTCAACTCCAGGTTGACGTCATGTCAGTTTG CATCAATTACCAGCTCTGGACCCTGATGGTTGCAATAGGCTTCAATGCAGCAGTGAG CGTTAGGGTGTCGAACGAGCTGGGCGCGAACAGGCCTAAGGCGGCCAAGTTCTCGATGATCATAGCGGTGTCGACGTCCGCCGCCATCGGGGCGGTCTTCCTGGCCGTGTTCCTCATCTGGAGGACCGAGCTGCCACGGTTCTTCAGCGACAACGACAAGGTTGTGGGGGGAGCAGCAAAGCTTGGCTAccttcttgcagcatccatcttCCTCAACAGCATCCAGCCTGTGCTCTCAG GTGTGGCGATAGGAGCAGGGTGGCAGACGCTTGTGGCGTTCATAAACATTGTGTGCTACTACTTGTTTGGCATCCCACTGGGAGTCCTCTTTGGCTTCAAGCTAAAACTTGGTGCAATG GGGATTTGGGTGGGCATGTCAATTGGCACGCTGCTGCAGACTGCTATACTTCTCATAATTTGCTTCCGAGCCAAGTGGGAGAATCAG GCCATGTTGGCCGAAGGGAGGATAAGGAAGTGGGGAGGAAGCAGCGAAACACTGCCGGCGGCCACATCAACGGCGACAAACGATATCACAGATCAATAA
- the LOC123428255 gene encoding G-type lectin S-receptor-like serine/threonine-protein kinase B120, whose product MAMHYIPIFFLLFLSSFCKPDDQLTQAKPLTDRDILISKSGDFALGFFSPTSSNKSFYLGIWYHSLPGPRTVVWIANRDDPIINPSSMMLKVTNNSRMVLSDSKGRVIWMAASNIVTTGAAGAYAVLLNSGNFILRSSDNQDIWSSFDHPTDTLLPSMRFLVSYKAQVVARLVAWKGLDDPSSGDFSWRGDPKSPDLQLVTLYKSRVYCRILVLDGVSVSGRTSVTNTSSILYQTVVNSGDEFSFMFAASDNSPFTRLMLDYTGKMKILGWDNHSMSWTVIIERPNNDCDLYGSCGPFGYCDFTEAIPTCQCFDGFEPVDNSNSFKGCQRTQALNCQKQSHFTSFPGMKVPDMFLHIPNRSLDDCAAECINNCSCTAYAYASLSSGGAMADLSRCLVWSGELIDAKKRTVGENLYLRLANSVHKKTGPIKIVLPIISCLLLLACIVFSWMYIYRGKRAKKKKQKKLMLGYISTSNYLQSKNTDFPCFSYEDILSGTKFFADSNLLGRGGFGKVYKGALEGGNEVAVKRLSKSSGQGIVEFKNEVVLIAKLQHKNLVRLLGCCIHEDEKLLIYEYLANKSLDAFLFDHARKHVLDWLTRFKIIKGIARGLLYLHQDSRLTIIHRDLKASNILLDMEMTPKISDFGMARIFAANQNHANTTRVVGTYGYMSPEYAMGGTFSVKSDTYSFGVLLLEIVSGLKISSAQLKMEFCSLISYAWRLWKAGKATELVDSFIAASCPLHEVVRCIHVGLLCVQDHPNDRPLMSSVMFMLENESAMLPPPKHPVYFALGNPEGEQASESTSSSNAMSITMLKGR is encoded by the exons ATGGCTATGCACTACAttcccatcttcttcctcctgttcTTGAGTTCATTCTGCAAACCTGACGACCAGCTCACACAAGCAAAGCCACTCACCGACCGCGACATCCTCATCTCCAAGAGCGGGGACTTTGCTCTGGGCTTCTTCTCCCCGACAAGCTCCAACAAGAGTTTTTACCTTGGCATATGGTACCACAGCCTCCCCGGGCCACGGACCGTCGTGTGGATCGCCAACCGAGATGACCCAATCATCAACCCTTCCTCCATGATGCTCAAGGTAACTAACAATTCTCGCATGGTATTATCTGACTCCAAAGGCCGCGTTATTTGGATGGCAGCGAGCAATATCGTCACTACTGGGGCGGCAGGAGCTTATGCAGTACTACTCAACTCGGGGAACTTTATCCTCCGGTCTTCGGACAACCAGGACATATGGTCGAGCTTCGATCATCCGACCGATACCCTCCTTCCAAGCATGAGATTTTTGGTGAGCTACAAGGCACAAGTCGTCGCACGTCTTGTTGCTTGGAAGGGCCTGGATGACCCATCTTCTGGGGACTTCTCATGGAGGGGGGACCCAAAATCCCCAGACCTTCAGTTGGTAACGTTGTACAAGTCTAGGGTATATTGTCGTATCCTTGTGTTGGACGGTGTGTCGGTGTCAGGCCGCACATCTGTAACCAACACTAGCTCCATCTTGTACCAAACAGTTGTCAATTCTGGAGACGAGTTCAGTTTCATGTTCGCCGCCTCCGACAACTCACCGTTCACGCGCCTCATGCTTGACTACACTGGCAAGATGAAGATTCTAGGCTGGGACAATCACTCCATGTCATGGACAGTCATCATTGAGCGCCCCAATAATGATTGTGATCTGTATGGTTCGTGTGGCCCGTTTGGCTATTGCGACTTCACTGAGGCCATTCCAACATGTCAGTGCTTTGATGGGTTTGAGCCTGTAGACAATAGTAACTCTTTTAAAGGATGTCAAAGAACACAAGCGCTGAACTGCCAGAAGCAAAGTCATTTCACGTCTTTTCCTGGAATGAAAGTTCCTGACATGTTCCTGCATATACCGAACAGAAGCTTGGATGACTGTGCAGCTGAGTGCATCAACAATTGCTCGTGTACTGCGTACGCTTATGCCAGCTTGAGTAGCGGAGGTGCTATGGCGGACCTGTCAAGGTGCTTGGTTTGGTCAGGGGAGCTTATTGATGCTAAGAAGAGAACCGTTGGCGAGAATCTGTACCTCCGACTTGCCAATTCTG TCCACAAAAAAACCGGTCCAATAAAGATTGTACTCCCCATTATATCATGTCTGCTACTACTAGCATGCATAGTCTTCAGCTGGATGTACATATACAGAG GCAAAAGGGCAAAGAAGAAAAAACAGAAGAAACTGATGCTAGGATACATTAGCACATCCAACTACCTACAAAGCAAAAATACAGATTTTCCGTGTTTCAGCTATGAAGACATACTTTCAGGAACAAAGTTTTTTGCGGATTCCAACTTGCTTGGACGTGGAGGTTTTGGCAAAGTTTACAAG GGCGCACTGGAAGGTGGAAATGAAGTTGCTGTCAAAAGGCTTAGTAAGAGTTCTGGACAAGGTATAGTGGAGTTCAAAAATGAAGTAGTTCTAATTGCAAAACTGCAGCACAAGAACCTAGTCAGACTTCTCGGCTGCTGCATTCATGAAGATGAGAAGTTATTGATCTATGAGTACTTAGCTAACAAAAGTTTGGATGCCTTTCTTTTTG atcatgcacgaAAACATGTGCTCGATTGGTTGACACGGTTCAAAATAATTAAAGGAATAGCTAGAGGCCTTCTTTATCTCCATCAAGATTCAAGATTAACAATAATTCACAGAGATCTCAAAGCAAGCAACATTTTGTTGGATATGGAAATGACTCCTAAAATTTCAGATTTTGGTATGGCAAGGATCTTTGCTGCAAACCAGAATCATGCTAACACTACCCGGGTCGTCGGAACATA TGGTTACATGTCCCCTGAATATGCCATGGGAGGTACATTTTCTGTGAAATCAGACACTTATAGCTTTGGGGTTCTTCTCTTGGAGATTGTCAGTGGCTTGAAGATCAGCTCAGCTCAGCTCAAAATGGAATTTTGTAGCCTTATATCTTAT GCCTGGAGATTATGGAAAGCTGGAAAAGCAACTGAACTGGTGGACTCTTTCATTGCTGCGAGCTGCCCACTTCATGAAGTTGTACGATGCATTCATGTGGGACTCTTGTGTGTCCAAGATCATCCAAATGATAGGCCACTAATGTCCTCCGTTATGTTCATGTTAGAGAATGAAAGCGCAATGCTTCCACCTCCAAAGCATCCTGTATACTTTGCTCTAGGTAATCCTGAAGGTGAACAGGCCAGTGAGAGCACGAGTTCCTCGAATGCAATGAGCATCACAATGCTCAAAGGCCGTTAG
- the LOC123428258 gene encoding uncharacterized protein LOC123428258, whose amino-acid sequence MATPPPPAFVYRISTGSEWAELQRTGCTLGGDLDRSTSCFHLSDHAQVKMTLKNYFHRQNDLYLLQIDTAKIADGLIYEAADGCNYFPDRSFAPLQLSAVIKAEKIELANNAFTCSLLDGAAI is encoded by the exons ATGgcaacgccgccgccgccagcattCGTGTACCGGATCAGCACGGGGAGCGAGTGGGCGGAGCTCCAGCGCACCGGCTGCACCCTCGGCGGCGACCTCGACCGCTCCACCAGCTGCTTCCACCTCAGCGACCACGCCCAG gtGAAGATGACGCTAAAGAATTATTTCCACAGGCAAAATGATCTATACCTGCTACAAATTGACACTGCCAAG ATTGCAGATGGCTTAATTTATGAGGCAGCTGATGGTTGTAACTACTTTCCTGATCGGAGCTTTGCACCCCTTCAACTGAGTGCTGTTATCAAGGCTGAGAAAATAGAGCTGGCAAACAATGCTTTTACTTGCAGTCTACTTGATGGAGCGGCCATCTAA